The following coding sequences are from one Musa acuminata AAA Group cultivar baxijiao chromosome BXJ2-4, Cavendish_Baxijiao_AAA, whole genome shotgun sequence window:
- the LOC135609917 gene encoding probable protein phosphatase 2C 11 yields the protein MGIYLSTPKTEKFSEDGENDRLRFGLSSMQGWRATMEDAHAALPDLDDCTSFFGVYDGHGGKVVAKFCAKYLHTQVLKNEASSTGDLGTSVQRAFLRMDEMMQGQRGWRELAVLGDKINKFTGMIEGLIWSPRGSDSNNHEDDWAFEEGPHSDFSGPTSGSTACVAIMRGNQLVVANAGDSRCVISRKGQAYNLSRDHKPELDAERERILKAGGFIHGGRVNGSLNLARAIGDMEFKQNKFLPVEKQIVTANPDVNNVELCDDDDFIVLACDGIWDCMSSQQLVNFIHEHINKETSLSAVCEKVLDRCLAPSTLGGEGCDNMTMILVQFKKPINSNAVSAEQSTQATPGSESSSAD from the exons ATGGGGATATATCTCAGCACTCCCAAAACTGAGAAATTTTCCGAAGATGGTGAGAATGATAGACTAAGGTTTGGCCTTTCATCTATGCAAGGATGGCGTGCAACTATGGAAGATGca CATGCTGCATTGCCAGATCTTGATGACTGCACATCATTCTTTGGCGTTTATGATGGCCATGGTG GAAAAGTAGTTGCTAAGTTTTGTGCAAAGTACCTCCACACTCAGGTTCTCAAGAATGAAGCTAGTTCGACAGGAGATTTAGGTACTTCTGTTCAAAGAGCTTTCTTGAG AATGGATGAAATGATGCAAGGACAGAGAGGGTGGAGAGAACTAGCCGTACTTGGAGATAAGATAAACAAGTTCACTGGCATGATAGAAGGCTTGATTTGGTCTCCAAGGGGCAGTGACTCAAATAATCATGAAGATGATTGGGCCTTCGAGGAG GGCCCCCACTCCGACTTCTCTGGACCAACATCTGGCAGCACAGCTTGTGTAGCAATCATGAGAGGTAACCAACTCGTTGTTGCAAATGCTGGAGATTCGCGCTGTGTGATCTCTAGGAAGGGACAG GCATACAATTTGTCAAGAGACCACAAACCAGAACTTGACGCTGAAAGAGAAAGAATACTAAAAGCAGGGGGTTTTATACATGGAGGGAGAGTGAATGGAAGCTTAAATCTTGCAAGAGCAATTG GAGACATGGAATTCAAGCAGAACAAGTTCTTGCCTGTTGAAAAACAAATAGTAACTGCTAACCCCGACGTAAACAAT GTGGAGCtttgtgatgatgatgacttcattGTTCTTGCGTGCGATGGTATTTG GGATTGCATGTCAAGCCAACAGCTGGTAAATTTCATCCATGAGCACATAAACAAG GAAACATCTCTATCTGCTGTGTGCGAGAAAGTGCTCGACAGGTGTTTGGCACCTTCAACACTTGGTGGAGAAGGATGTGACAATATGACCATGATTTTGGTTCAGTTTAAGAAACCAATCAATTCCAATGCTGTCAGTGCCGAGCAGTCAACTCAGGCTACACCAGGGTCCGAGAGTTCATCCGCTGACTGA
- the LOC135609919 gene encoding uncharacterized protein LOC135609919 isoform X1, protein MEEEERVEQVMSEVHLGCPPHFSGPYVSHFTVSLPPTPNRSGDRFQVEASSKEMVSLETHDDHSPKRKIRCSYSQSSAQFPQEDTSDESLSLDKDGDLVLTRRKSHINGCLSFGLTIQHTITSSLLEVGLQVWKAALVLTDFIMHKSFTSSDLNDVTAIELGAGTGLVGIALARVAKTVYITDRGVHILDNCDTNTHINSSLLKFRENSVRVRELDWKESWPPPSIPADLPSQHRSSKSRYLWASLEIEEAENTTVLLAADVIYSDELTDSFFSMVEKLMSRGSQKVLYLALEKRYNFSMDELDVVANGYSHFRSFFVEDEDHAEHIDGLRPGFLGKQIDLAEIPQYIREYERGKDLELWKITYCRN, encoded by the exons atggaggaagaagaaagagtggaGCAGGTGATGAGCGAGGTGCACCTCGGATGCCCGCCACACTTCTCCGGCCCCTACGTCTCCCACTTCACCGTCTCCCTACCCCCAACACCTAACC GTTCTGGTGATCGATTCCAAGTGGAAGCATCTTCTAAAGAAATGGTTAGCTTGGAGACTCATGATGATCATTCTCCAAAGAGAAAAATCAGATGTTCCT ATTCCCAATCTAGCGCTCAGTTCCCTCAGGAAGATACTTCAGATGAATCTCTtagtttggataaggatggtgatCTTGTTCTAACTCGGCGAAAGAGTCATATTA ATGGATGTCTGAGTTTTGGTTTGACCATCCAACATACTATTACGTCATCACTACTTGAAGTTGGATTGCAA GTATGGAAGGCAGCACTTGTATTAACCGATTTTATCATGCATAAAAGTTTCACCTCATCTGACTTGAATGATGTCACCGCAATAGAGCTTGGTGCCGGAACAG GTTTGGTTGGTATAGCACTTGCAAGAGTTGCTAAGACAGTCTACATAACAG ATAGAGGAGTTCACATCCTAGATAATTGTGACACAAACACTCATATCAACTCTAGCCTGCTTAAGTTTCGTGAAAACTCTGTTCGTGTAAGGGAGCTTGATTGGAAGGAATCCTGGCCCCCCCCCAGTATCCCTGCTGATTTGCCATCTCAACATAG GTCATCCAAGTCGAGATACTTGTGGGCATCTTTGGAGATTGAGGAGGCCGAGAATACAACAGTCCTCTTAGCAGCTGATGTGATATATAGCGATGAACTGACTGACTCGTTCTTCAGCATGGTTGAGAAGTTAATGTCAAGAGGTTCTCAAAAG GTCTTGTACTTGGCCTTGGAGAAGCGATATAACTTCAGCATGGATGAACTTGATGTTGTTGCTAATGGTTATTCACATTTTCGGAGCTTTTTCGTTGAGGACGAAG ATCATGCAGAACATATCGATGGACTGCGGCCTGGTTTTCTTGGCAAGCAGATTGATCTTGCAGAGATTCCCCAGTACATAAGAGAGTATGAAAGAGGAAAAGATCTTGAGCTGTGGAAGATTACATACTGTAGAAATTGA
- the LOC135609920 gene encoding protein OS-9 homolog, which translates to MGFVRFLCGLCLLLHLFDGSFRSSVLADQIFANSGGRFSRSSREPKYKVEFHPEHSPFHPKDGQEAVVMSNKEGRNYNCFLPLIEETKHLRVTQENSSSIITESERKIVFKTPDELIEILNDKCFYRHEGWWTYEFCFRKHVKQLHVEDEKVIQEFILGMFDPDATADFNQNQSDFSIVKDPRSKDASQRYHAHQFTNGTICDLTNQPRETEVRFVCSEPSVLISSIKEASTCKYVVTVQCPLLCKHPMFQQEQPMWHTIHCNEVGADSKISTVEDGLKGTHITIIADDSA; encoded by the exons ATGGGATTCGTGAGATTCCTGTGCGGCCTGTGCCTTCTTCTCCATTTGTTCGATGGTAGCTTCCGCAGCTCCGTTTTGGCCGACCAAATCTTCGCGAATTCCG GTGGGAGATTCAGTAGGAGTTCTCGTGAACCAAAGTACAAGGTCGAGTTCCACCCAGAACATTCTCCTTTTCATCCG AAAGATGGCCAGGAAGCAGTTGTGATGTCAAATAAAGAGGGTCGAAATTACAATTGTTTCTTACCTTTAATCGAGGAAACAAAACATTTGAGGgtcacccaagagaattcaagcaGTATAATAACAGAAAGTGAGAGAAAAATCGTGTTTAAGACTCCAGATGAGTTGATTGAGATTCTAAATGACAAATGCTTCTACAGG CATGAAGGTTGGTGGACTTACGAATTTTGTTTCCGGAAGCATGTGAAACAACTTCATGTGGAAGATGAGAAG GTGATTCAAGAATTTATTTTGGGCATGTTTGACCCTGATGCAACAGCTGATTTTAATCAGAACCAGTCTGATTtttccatagtaaaagatcctcgCTCTAAAGATGCCTCACAAAG GTATCACGCTCATCAGTTTACAAATGGAACTATTTGTGACTTGACGAATCAACCTCGGGAGACAGAG GTTAGGTTTGTGTGCTCGGAGCCATCTGTTTTAATTAGTTCGATCAAAGAGGCTTCTACTTGCAAGTATGTTGTCACAGTTCAGTGCCCATTGCTTTGCAAGCATCC GATGTTTCAACAAGAGCAGCCAATGTGGCATACCATCCACTGCAATGAAGTAGGTGCAGACAGCAAAATTTCAACAGTGGAGGATGGGCTCAAAGGCACTCATATCACCATTATAGCTGATGACTCTGCATGA
- the LOC135609919 gene encoding uncharacterized protein LOC135609919 isoform X2, giving the protein MEEEERVEQVMSEVHLGCPPHFSGPYVSHFTVSLPPTPNRSGDRFQVEASSKEMVSLETHDDHSPKRKIRCSYSQSSAQFPQEDTSDESLSLDKDGDLVLTRRKSHINGCLSFGLTIQHTITSSLLEVGLQVWKAALVLTDFIMHKSFTSSDLNDVTAIELGAGTGLVGIALARVAKTVYITDRGVHILDNCDTNTHINSSLLKFRENSVRVRELDWKESWPPPSIPADLPSQHRSSKSRYLWASLEIEEAENTTVLLAADVIYSDELTDSFFSMVEKLMSRGSQKIMQNISMDCGLVFLASRLILQRFPST; this is encoded by the exons atggaggaagaagaaagagtggaGCAGGTGATGAGCGAGGTGCACCTCGGATGCCCGCCACACTTCTCCGGCCCCTACGTCTCCCACTTCACCGTCTCCCTACCCCCAACACCTAACC GTTCTGGTGATCGATTCCAAGTGGAAGCATCTTCTAAAGAAATGGTTAGCTTGGAGACTCATGATGATCATTCTCCAAAGAGAAAAATCAGATGTTCCT ATTCCCAATCTAGCGCTCAGTTCCCTCAGGAAGATACTTCAGATGAATCTCTtagtttggataaggatggtgatCTTGTTCTAACTCGGCGAAAGAGTCATATTA ATGGATGTCTGAGTTTTGGTTTGACCATCCAACATACTATTACGTCATCACTACTTGAAGTTGGATTGCAA GTATGGAAGGCAGCACTTGTATTAACCGATTTTATCATGCATAAAAGTTTCACCTCATCTGACTTGAATGATGTCACCGCAATAGAGCTTGGTGCCGGAACAG GTTTGGTTGGTATAGCACTTGCAAGAGTTGCTAAGACAGTCTACATAACAG ATAGAGGAGTTCACATCCTAGATAATTGTGACACAAACACTCATATCAACTCTAGCCTGCTTAAGTTTCGTGAAAACTCTGTTCGTGTAAGGGAGCTTGATTGGAAGGAATCCTGGCCCCCCCCCAGTATCCCTGCTGATTTGCCATCTCAACATAG GTCATCCAAGTCGAGATACTTGTGGGCATCTTTGGAGATTGAGGAGGCCGAGAATACAACAGTCCTCTTAGCAGCTGATGTGATATATAGCGATGAACTGACTGACTCGTTCTTCAGCATGGTTGAGAAGTTAATGTCAAGAGGTTCTCAAAAG ATCATGCAGAACATATCGATGGACTGCGGCCTGGTTTTCTTGGCAAGCAGATTGATCTTGCAGAGATTCCCCAGTACATAA
- the LOC135609918 gene encoding probable monogalactosyldiacylglycerol synthase 3, chloroplastic, with product MVMSVVSPRRSIREAVLHGVLAYYGGGGGGGGGHHRPRRCSFYAGVPEGDEAAATAWGKENEEEEGAVELVQLGADRPKNVLVLMSDTGGGHRASAEAIRDAFSLEFGDEYRVFVKDLGKEHAGWPLNNMERTYKFLVKHVQLWKVAFHGTSPRWVHCLYLAALASFYAKEVEAGLMKYKPDIIISVHPLMQHIPLWVLKWQKLQKRVVFVTVITDLNTCHPTWFHDHVTRCYCPSEEVSKRAMLKGLEPSQIRVFGLPIRPSFCRAVLNKGDLREELEMDLQLPAVLLMGGGEGMGPVKETAIALEEALFDASVGKPIGQIVIICGRNHFLHSTLQSIEWKVPVKIQGFVTQMEKWMGACDCIITKAGPGTIAEALIRALPIILNDFIPGQEVGNIPYVVDNGAGVFSDNPKETASLVARWFSSDREELKELSQNALKLAQPNAVFDIVRDIHELVQQQGPMARITYSLNSSVSYPI from the exons ATGGTGATGTCGGTGGTGTCGCCGCGGCGGTCGATACGGGAGGCGGTGCTGCACGGGGTGCTCGCCTACTAcgggggcggcggcggaggaggcggaggcCACCACCGCCCGCGGCGGTGCTCGTTCTACGCGGGCGTACCGGAAGGGGACGAGGCGGCGGCTACGGCCTGGGGGAAGgagaacgaggaggaggagggcgccgTGGAGCTGGTCCAGCTCGGGGCGGACCGGCCCAAGAACGTGCTCGTGCTCATGAGCGACACCGGCGGGGGCCACCGCGCCTCCGCCGAGGCCATCCGCGACGCCTTCAGCCTCGAGTTTGGGGATGAGTACCGG GTTTTTGTGAAGGATTTGGGGAAAGAGCATGCCGGTTGGCCGCTAAACAACATGGAGAGGACCTACAAGTTCTTGGTCAAGCATGTCCAGCTCTGGAAGGTGGCCTTCCATGGCACCTCCCCTCGCTGGGTCCATTGCTTGTATCTTGCAGCCCTTGCTTCCTTCTATGCCAA GGAAGTTGAGGCTGGTCTAATGAAGTACAAGCCTGACATAATTATAAGTGTTCATCCCCTCATGCAGCACATACCTCTATGGGTGCTCAAATGGCAGAAGCTCCAAAAGAGAGTGGTTTTTGTTACTGTGATCACAGACCTCAATACCTGCCACCCCACATG GTTCCATGATCATGTGACCAGATGCTATTGCCCCTCAGAGGAGGTGTCCAAGAGAGCCATGCTGAAAGGATTAGAGCCTTCTCAGATCCGTGTCTTTGGTTTGCCTATTCGGCCATCCTTCTGTCGTGCAGTTCTAAATAAG GGTGATCTGAGAGAAGAGCTGGAAATGGACCTTCAATTACCTGCTGTGCTATTAATGGGAGGTGGAGAGGGAATGGGTCCAGTCAAGGAGACTGCAATTGCTCTTGAAGAAGCTCTCTTTGATGCAAGTGTCGGCAAACCTATTGGACAGATTGTCATCATATGTGGGCGTAATCACTTTCTACACTCCACATTGCAGTCGATCGAGTGGAAGGTTCCTGTGAAG ATACAAGGATTTGTGACACAGATGGAGAAATGGATGGGGGCTTGTGATTGCATAATAACAAAA GCTGGACCAGGCACAATAGCAGAGGCTCTAATAAGGGCACTTCCAATTATCCTAAATGATTTCATTCCTGGGCAG GAAGTTGGAAACATACCTTATGTTGTAGACAATGGAGCAGGAGTGTTCTCTGACAACCCAAAGGAGACAGCCAGCCTTGTTGCTCGATGGTTTAGCTCCGACCGGGAGGAACTGAAGGAGTTATCTCAGAATGCACTCAAACTAGCACAACCAAATGCAGTGTTCGATATCGTGAGAGACATCCATGAGCTGGTGCAGCAGCAGGGACCGATGGCTCGTATCACCTATTCTTTGAATTCATCAGTCTCTTATCCGATATAG